Proteins from a genomic interval of Diaphorobacter sp. HDW4A:
- a CDS encoding lysophospholipase: MLLKVPTRDGVNTTLFWEPADNAKATVFLFPGGGGGFGKVENGKATSNNFLVRSAPYFTANGFNVAIFGRPSDSEDLDYADRISDTHMTDVRKVLDFVKTKSTAPVWIVGTSRGTISATATAIHAQGDIAGLVLTSSVVNFKKPGAVPKQDLQAIKVPVLVFHHSKDACIHCRPDEVPAAFKGFRNAPVKKLIFVDGGANPTGDPCAGQHFHGYIGMEKEAVGTIAGWIAHPTN, from the coding sequence GTGCTGCTCAAGGTGCCGACCCGCGACGGGGTGAACACAACGCTGTTCTGGGAACCAGCCGACAACGCCAAGGCAACGGTTTTCCTGTTCCCCGGTGGTGGTGGCGGCTTTGGCAAGGTGGAAAACGGCAAGGCCACCAGCAACAACTTTCTGGTGCGCTCTGCCCCGTACTTCACCGCCAATGGGTTCAATGTGGCCATCTTTGGTAGGCCCAGCGATTCAGAAGACCTGGATTACGCCGACCGCATCAGCGACACCCACATGACCGACGTGCGCAAGGTGCTCGACTTCGTGAAGACCAAAAGCACAGCACCAGTTTGGATTGTCGGCACCAGCCGGGGCACGATCTCTGCCACTGCGACCGCCATCCATGCTCAAGGCGACATTGCCGGGTTGGTACTGACCTCCAGCGTGGTCAACTTCAAAAAGCCTGGCGCGGTGCCCAAGCAGGACTTGCAGGCAATCAAAGTTCCGGTGCTGGTGTTCCACCACAGCAAGGATGCCTGTATTCATTGCCGACCAGACGAGGTGCCTGCCGCCTTCAAGGGGTTTCGCAATGCGCCGGTCAAGAAGCTGATCTTTGTTGATGGTGGGGCGAACCCAACTGGTGACCCGTGCGCTGGGCAGCACTTCCATGGCTATATCGGCATGGAGAAAGAAGCCGTAGGCACCATTGCTGGCTGGATCGCTCATCCGACTAACTGA
- a CDS encoding helix-turn-helix domain-containing protein, which translates to MKVLPYPVVVCLILVAAMSTSPREGEILTINQVAEYLKVTERTIYRLAAAKKIPAFKVGGTWRFSLADIDSWIKQQSMDGLDMGRDSGGEAKEQNQDREKK; encoded by the coding sequence TTGAAAGTTTTACCTTATCCTGTCGTTGTTTGCCTCATTTTGGTCGCTGCCATGTCAACAAGTCCCCGTGAGGGAGAAATCCTCACCATCAACCAGGTCGCCGAGTACCTGAAGGTCACCGAAAGGACGATCTACCGGCTGGCTGCCGCCAAAAAGATACCTGCCTTTAAGGTGGGAGGCACTTGGCGGTTCTCGCTGGCCGACATAGATAGCTGGATCAAGCAGCAGTCTATGGATGGGCTGGACATGGGGCGAGATTCAGGCGGTGAAGCCAAGGAACAAAATCAGGACAGGGAGAAAAAATAA